Proteins encoded within one genomic window of Streptomyces profundus:
- a CDS encoding AAA family ATPase, with the protein MRLHRLTVTAFGPFAATQHVDFDRLSAAGLFLLHGPTGAGKTSILDAVAYALYGSVPGARQGSGLALRSDHADPTTPTEVVLELTVGDRRWEITRRPEQLRPKRKGTGTTRDRASALLRERRTPGGDWEPVSRSHQEIAAEVGDLLGMSRDQFCQVVLLPQGDFARFLRSSAEDRAKLLGRLFDTRRFASVEAHLAELRARAAERVRTGDERLLAGAHRVRQAAGPHPDLADHPWAGLGPGDPELADRVLEFAALARSAARERHTVAGSALASAEEAHARAQLQHAETVERARLQQRYAEATAQAAALAAQQGEREAATRELADARAADLVAPALRLRELADAEHRSAADAERRARAALATTGTPALDVPADRLAAEEHAVRERLGALTAAEAAERRAELIAAELTTIAERDTADQALLDASERRLADWPATLERLRQERERASAAGARLSELAERVAVAEARLAAAHERDRLAALLPAARESALTAREEATAAFEHWLRLKDRRLAGIAAELAAELAPGEPCAVCGSPDHPAPAPEPADRVDHTAEETAEAAHRAAEAARESAQRQQADLAAEHAAASAAAGAEPAAALGERLRAARAEHAQAGAAFAAEPAAHAALGAAEREHAELTAARQAAERDRAARAAHRAVLAAEHAALAAEIDRARAGAPSVAAHAAALARRAELLAAAGAAAGAAADTAARRKRADAALADAAYAAGFAHPEAAATARRGPAEQRAVEERLAQWRAREGAVAAALDDPRGAAAAEGPPADPDAALAALETATNRLRAASAADAGARQRCAELDTLGAMLADDTARLAPQREESRRIAGIAQLTAGTSPSNEYRMRLETYVLAARLEQVAEVASQRLHHMSAGRYALIHSDDLAAHRARSGLGLKVLDAWTGRARDTATLSGGESFFVSLALALGLADVVSAEAGGRRLDTLFIDEGFGSLDEQSLDEVLDVLDGLREHDRHVAIVSHVPDLRARVPSQLEVVKTRRGSTVRHHTVPAAN; encoded by the coding sequence TTGAGACTGCACCGGCTCACCGTCACCGCCTTCGGCCCGTTCGCCGCCACCCAGCACGTCGACTTCGACCGGCTCTCCGCCGCAGGACTCTTCCTGCTGCACGGGCCGACGGGCGCCGGCAAGACGTCCATCCTGGACGCCGTCGCCTACGCCCTCTACGGCTCCGTGCCCGGCGCCCGCCAGGGCAGCGGCCTGGCCCTGCGCAGCGACCACGCCGACCCAACCACCCCGACGGAGGTCGTGCTGGAGCTGACCGTCGGCGACCGCCGATGGGAGATCACCCGCCGGCCCGAGCAGCTCCGCCCCAAACGCAAGGGCACCGGCACCACCAGGGACCGCGCCAGCGCCCTGCTGCGGGAGCGCCGCACCCCCGGCGGCGACTGGGAGCCCGTCAGCCGCTCCCACCAGGAGATCGCCGCCGAGGTCGGCGATCTGCTCGGCATGAGCAGGGACCAGTTCTGCCAGGTGGTCCTGCTGCCCCAGGGGGACTTCGCGCGCTTCCTCCGCTCCAGCGCCGAGGACCGCGCCAAACTGCTCGGCCGGCTCTTCGACACCCGCAGGTTCGCCTCCGTCGAGGCGCATCTCGCCGAGCTGCGCGCCCGCGCCGCCGAGCGCGTCCGCACCGGTGACGAACGGCTGCTGGCCGGCGCCCACCGGGTCCGCCAGGCCGCGGGACCACACCCCGACCTGGCCGACCACCCCTGGGCGGGGCTCGGCCCGGGCGATCCCGAACTCGCCGACCGCGTCCTGGAGTTCGCCGCGCTGGCCCGCTCCGCCGCCCGCGAGCGGCACACCGTCGCCGGCAGCGCCCTGGCCTCGGCCGAGGAGGCCCACGCGCGGGCCCAGCTCCAGCACGCCGAGACGGTGGAGCGCGCCCGCCTCCAGCAGCGGTACGCCGAGGCCACCGCCCAGGCCGCCGCGCTCGCCGCCCAACAGGGCGAACGCGAGGCCGCCACACGGGAGTTGGCTGACGCGCGAGCCGCCGACCTGGTGGCGCCCGCGCTCCGGCTCAGGGAGCTGGCCGACGCCGAACACCGCTCGGCGGCCGACGCCGAACGCCGCGCCCGCGCCGCCCTCGCCACCACCGGCACGCCGGCCCTCGACGTGCCAGCCGACCGACTGGCCGCCGAGGAACACGCCGTGCGGGAGCGGCTCGGCGCCCTCACCGCCGCCGAGGCCGCCGAGCGGCGCGCCGAGCTGATCGCCGCCGAACTGACCACCATCGCCGAACGCGACACCGCCGACCAGGCGCTCCTCGACGCCAGCGAGCGGCGCCTCGCCGACTGGCCAGCCACGCTGGAGCGGCTGCGCCAGGAAAGGGAACGCGCCAGCGCCGCCGGCGCACGCCTCAGCGAGCTGGCCGAACGCGTCGCGGTGGCCGAGGCCCGGCTGGCCGCCGCCCACGAGCGGGACCGGCTCGCCGCGCTGCTTCCCGCCGCGCGCGAGAGCGCCCTCACCGCCCGCGAGGAGGCCACCGCCGCCTTCGAACACTGGCTGCGCCTCAAGGACCGCCGACTCGCCGGCATCGCCGCCGAGTTGGCGGCCGAGCTCGCCCCCGGCGAGCCCTGCGCCGTCTGCGGCTCGCCCGACCATCCGGCGCCGGCGCCCGAGCCGGCAGACCGCGTCGACCACACCGCTGAGGAGACGGCCGAGGCCGCGCACCGGGCCGCCGAGGCCGCCAGGGAGTCCGCCCAGCGGCAGCAGGCCGACCTCGCCGCCGAGCACGCGGCGGCCAGCGCGGCGGCGGGCGCCGAGCCCGCCGCCGCGCTCGGCGAGCGGCTGCGCGCCGCCCGCGCCGAACACGCCCAGGCCGGCGCGGCGTTCGCCGCCGAGCCGGCCGCGCACGCCGCCCTCGGCGCCGCCGAGCGGGAGCACGCCGAGCTGACCGCCGCCCGCCAGGCCGCCGAACGCGACCGCGCCGCCCGCGCCGCGCACCGCGCCGTGCTGGCGGCCGAACACGCCGCGCTCGCCGCCGAGATCGACCGCGCCCGCGCCGGCGCGCCCAGCGTCGCCGCGCACGCCGCCGCCCTGGCCCGCCGCGCCGAGCTGCTCGCCGCCGCTGGCGCGGCGGCCGGCGCCGCCGCCGACACGGCCGCCCGTCGCAAACGGGCGGACGCGGCCCTCGCCGACGCCGCCTACGCGGCCGGCTTCGCCCACCCCGAGGCCGCCGCCACGGCGCGGCGCGGCCCGGCCGAACAGCGCGCCGTCGAGGAGCGCCTGGCCCAGTGGCGGGCCCGCGAAGGAGCCGTCGCCGCCGCGCTGGACGACCCGCGCGGCGCCGCCGCCGCCGAAGGGCCGCCCGCCGACCCGGACGCCGCCCTGGCCGCCCTGGAGACCGCCACGAACCGGCTGCGCGCGGCCTCGGCCGCCGACGCGGGCGCCCGCCAGCGCTGCGCCGAACTCGACACGCTCGGCGCCATGTTGGCCGACGACACGGCCCGGCTCGCCCCGCAGCGCGAGGAGAGCCGCCGGATCGCCGGCATCGCCCAGCTCACCGCCGGCACCTCGCCGAGCAACGAGTACCGGATGCGCCTGGAGACCTATGTGCTGGCCGCCCGCCTCGAACAGGTCGCCGAGGTCGCCAGCCAACGGCTGCACCACATGTCGGCCGGCCGCTACGCGCTGATCCACTCCGACGACCTGGCCGCCCACCGGGCCCGTTCGGGGCTCGGCCTCAAGGTGCTCGACGCCTGGACCGGCCGCGCCAGGGACACCGCGACGCTCTCCGGCGGCGAGTCGTTCTTCGTCTCCCTGGCGCTGGCCCTCGGCCTGGCCGATGTGGTCTCGGCCGAGGCCGGGGGCCGCCGGCTGGACACCCTCTTCATCGACGAGGGCTTCGGCAGCCTCGACGAACAGTCCCTCGACGAGGTGCTCGACGTGCTGGACGGGTTGCGGGAACACGACCGCCATGTCGCCATCGTCAGCCATGTTCCCGACCTGCGGGCGCGCGTCCCCAGCCAGCTGGAGGTGGTCAAGACCCGCCGGGGCTCCACCGTCAGGCACCACACCGTTCCCGCCGCCAACTGA
- a CDS encoding exonuclease SbcCD subunit D has product MRLLHTSDWHLGRSFHRVGLLAHQEAFLDHLVETAVAERVDAVLVAGDIYDRAVPPLSAVRLFDDTLHRLAAHGVPTVMISGNHDSPHRLGVGGRLLERAGIHLRTRPEDCATPALLHDAHGEVALYGLPYLEPTLVRESFGVAKPRHAAVLGAAMERVRADLATRPAGTRCVVLAHAFVTGGQPSDSERDITVGGVQSVPVDTFAGVHYAALGHLHGCQTLTDRVRYSGSPLAYSFSEAGHRKSMWLVDLDAAGAVRADRLDWPVPRPLARLRGPLEHLLTAPELSDREDSWVEATLTDPARPEEPMARLLGRFPHTVSLVFAPERPADRGPASYAERLGGRTDQQIVEDFVAHVRGGQGPDRAERAALRAALTASRRQEPER; this is encoded by the coding sequence GTGCGGCTGCTGCACACCTCGGACTGGCATCTGGGCCGCTCCTTCCACCGGGTCGGCCTCCTCGCGCACCAGGAGGCGTTCCTCGACCACCTGGTGGAGACCGCCGTCGCCGAACGGGTCGACGCGGTGCTGGTCGCCGGGGACATCTACGACCGCGCCGTGCCCCCGCTCTCCGCCGTGCGGCTCTTCGACGACACGCTGCACCGGCTCGCCGCGCACGGCGTGCCCACGGTGATGATCTCCGGGAACCACGACTCGCCGCACCGCCTGGGCGTCGGCGGCCGGCTGCTGGAGCGCGCCGGCATCCATCTGCGCACCCGCCCCGAGGACTGCGCCACCCCCGCGCTGCTCCACGACGCGCACGGCGAGGTCGCGCTCTACGGCCTGCCCTATCTCGAACCCACCCTGGTCCGCGAGTCGTTCGGCGTCGCCAAACCCCGGCACGCCGCCGTGCTCGGCGCCGCGATGGAGCGGGTCCGCGCCGATCTGGCCACCCGCCCCGCCGGCACCCGCTGCGTGGTGCTGGCCCACGCCTTCGTGACCGGCGGCCAACCCTCCGACAGCGAACGGGACATCACCGTCGGCGGCGTCCAGTCGGTGCCCGTGGACACCTTCGCCGGCGTCCACTACGCCGCGCTCGGCCATCTGCACGGCTGCCAGACCCTCACCGACCGGGTCCGCTACTCCGGCTCCCCCCTGGCCTACTCCTTCTCCGAGGCCGGCCACCGCAAGAGCATGTGGCTGGTCGACCTCGACGCGGCGGGAGCGGTGCGGGCCGACCGCCTCGACTGGCCCGTCCCCCGGCCGCTGGCCCGCCTCCGGGGCCCGCTGGAACACCTCCTCACCGCACCGGAGTTGAGCGACCGGGAGGACTCCTGGGTGGAGGCCACCCTCACCGACCCGGCCCGCCCGGAGGAGCCCATGGCCCGCCTCCTCGGCCGGTTCCCCCACACCGTCAGCCTGGTCTTCGCGCCCGAACGCCCCGCGGACCGGGGCCCCGCCTCCTACGCCGAGCGGCTCGGCGGGCGCACCGACCAACAGATCGTCGAGGACTTCGTCGCCCACGTCCGGGGCGGCCAGGGGCCCGACCGGGCCGAACGCGCCGCGCTGCGCGCCGCGTTGACCGCCAGCCGCCGCCAGGAGCCCGAGCGTTGA
- a CDS encoding pectinesterase family protein, which translates to MTPHIQRRRRPLTLFAALTVLGGGLVAVGTVGEQASAAPALPTAWPAEADGFASVDALGQNGTYGGRDGETVTVTTEEELVRYATAEEPYTIQVAGPITLADKGTEIRVASDKTIVGVGTAGEIVEGGFFLGEGVHNVIIRNLTIRDTYDGEWDGKENDWDAIQLDGAHHVWIDHNHLTRMEDGLIDSRKDTTYLTVSWNKLSQHNKAFGIGWTENVTADITIHHNWFHETQQRNPSADNIAHAHLYNNYLQDDPAGEVETAYGNWARGATNMVLENSYFENVHDPYFPDPDAQLVERGSVLRNTTGRAETQGEGFDPGAFYDYTLDPAEDVPALLRAGTGPRADLGTTVPVADEPDLVVAADGSGDHTTVASAVAAVPPDSDAPFTIGVQPGVYRETVLVPRDRPHLRLVGLGDSAADVTVVYDNSAGTERPDGGTYGTSGSATFTVEADDFQAHRLTFANDFDELAHADQPGHQAVALRTAADRVLLSDIVAEGDQDTLLLDTRSKGVEGRVLLTGSVVRGNVDFVFGRATAVISDTDIEVTTRPDGSSGGYVTAPSTVAEHAGFLITDSRITGDVDAGTFHLGRPWYAGGDAALHPQTVVRDSELGPAVRTAPWTDMSGFPWQGARFAEYRNGGPGSGDAGEDRPQLTDEEAADHTAERWLGDWTP; encoded by the coding sequence TTGACTCCCCACATCCAGCGCCGACGCCGCCCGCTCACCCTGTTCGCCGCGCTCACCGTGCTCGGCGGCGGCCTGGTCGCCGTCGGCACGGTCGGCGAACAGGCCAGCGCCGCCCCCGCCCTGCCCACCGCCTGGCCGGCCGAGGCGGACGGCTTCGCCTCCGTCGACGCCCTCGGCCAGAACGGCACCTACGGCGGCCGGGACGGCGAGACCGTCACCGTCACCACCGAGGAGGAACTGGTCCGCTACGCCACCGCTGAGGAGCCCTACACCATCCAGGTCGCCGGGCCCATCACCCTGGCCGACAAGGGCACCGAGATCCGCGTCGCCTCCGACAAGACCATCGTCGGCGTCGGCACCGCCGGCGAGATCGTCGAGGGTGGCTTCTTCCTCGGCGAGGGCGTGCACAACGTCATCATCCGCAACCTCACCATCCGCGACACCTACGACGGCGAGTGGGACGGCAAGGAGAACGACTGGGACGCCATCCAACTGGACGGCGCCCACCACGTCTGGATCGACCACAACCACCTGACCCGCATGGAGGACGGGCTGATCGACAGCCGCAAGGACACCACCTACCTCACCGTGTCCTGGAACAAGCTCAGCCAGCACAACAAGGCGTTCGGCATCGGCTGGACGGAGAACGTGACGGCCGACATCACCATCCACCACAACTGGTTCCACGAGACCCAGCAGCGCAACCCGTCCGCCGACAACATCGCGCACGCCCACCTCTACAACAACTACCTCCAGGACGATCCGGCCGGCGAGGTGGAGACCGCCTACGGCAACTGGGCGCGCGGCGCCACCAACATGGTGCTGGAGAACAGCTACTTCGAGAACGTGCACGACCCCTACTTCCCCGACCCGGACGCCCAACTCGTCGAACGCGGCAGCGTGTTGCGGAACACCACCGGAAGGGCCGAGACCCAGGGCGAGGGCTTCGACCCCGGCGCGTTCTACGACTACACCCTCGACCCGGCCGAGGACGTCCCCGCCCTGCTGCGCGCCGGCACCGGCCCCAGGGCCGACCTCGGCACCACCGTGCCCGTCGCCGACGAGCCCGATCTGGTGGTGGCCGCCGACGGCAGCGGCGACCACACCACCGTGGCCTCGGCCGTCGCCGCCGTGCCGCCGGACAGCGACGCCCCGTTCACCATCGGCGTCCAGCCGGGCGTCTACCGCGAGACCGTGCTCGTGCCCCGGGACCGGCCGCACCTGCGGCTGGTCGGCCTCGGCGACTCGGCCGCCGACGTCACCGTCGTCTACGACAACTCGGCCGGCACCGAACGGCCGGACGGCGGCACCTACGGCACCTCCGGCAGCGCCACCTTCACCGTCGAGGCCGACGACTTCCAGGCCCACCGCCTCACCTTCGCCAACGACTTCGACGAACTCGCCCACGCCGACCAGCCGGGCCACCAGGCCGTCGCCCTGCGCACGGCGGCCGACCGGGTGCTGCTGAGCGACATCGTGGCCGAAGGCGACCAGGACACCCTGCTGTTGGACACCAGGAGCAAGGGCGTCGAGGGGCGCGTACTGCTGACCGGATCGGTCGTCAGGGGCAACGTCGACTTCGTCTTCGGCCGCGCCACCGCCGTGATCAGCGACACCGACATCGAGGTGACCACCCGCCCCGACGGCTCGTCCGGCGGCTATGTCACCGCGCCCTCCACCGTCGCCGAGCACGCCGGGTTCCTGATCACCGACAGCCGGATCACCGGCGACGTGGACGCGGGCACCTTCCACCTCGGACGCCCCTGGTACGCCGGCGGCGACGCCGCGCTGCACCCGCAGACCGTCGTCAGGGACAGCGAGTTGGGCCCGGCCGTCCGCACCGCGCCCTGGACCGACATGAGCGGCTTCCCCTGGCAGGGCGCCCGCTTCGCCGAGTACCGCAACGGCGGCCCCGGCTCCGGCGACGCCGGCGAGGACCGGCCGCAGCTGACGGACGAGGAGGCCGCCGACCACACCGCCGAACGCTGGCTGGGCGACTGGACGCCCTGA
- a CDS encoding FMN reductase produces MTSRNLVVVSAGLSQPSSTRLLADRLAEATGRHLTGDERETETRVVELRDLATDIAGNLVTGFPAPPLRAAVDAVLSADAVIAVTPVFAASYSGLFKSFFDLFEPASLVGKPVLIAATGGTARHSLALEYAMRPLFAHLRTTVVPTAVFAAAEDWGGNGDPLTDTLPTRIDRAARELAALAGAAPPAIESGEEEAAVTPFAEQLAALRVE; encoded by the coding sequence ATGACGTCGCGGAACCTGGTGGTGGTCTCGGCCGGGCTCAGCCAGCCCTCGTCCACCCGCCTGCTGGCCGACCGGCTCGCCGAGGCGACCGGCCGCCATCTGACGGGCGACGAGCGGGAGACGGAGACCCGGGTCGTCGAACTCCGCGACCTGGCCACCGACATCGCGGGCAACCTGGTCACCGGCTTTCCCGCGCCCCCGCTGCGCGCGGCCGTCGACGCCGTGCTGTCGGCGGACGCCGTGATCGCGGTGACGCCCGTCTTCGCCGCCTCCTACAGCGGGCTGTTCAAGTCGTTCTTCGACCTGTTCGAACCCGCCTCGCTGGTCGGCAAGCCGGTGCTGATCGCCGCCACCGGCGGCACGGCGCGGCACTCGCTGGCCCTGGAGTACGCGATGCGCCCCCTCTTCGCCCATCTGCGGACCACCGTCGTCCCGACGGCGGTGTTCGCGGCGGCCGAGGACTGGGGCGGGAACGGCGACCCGCTGACCGACACCCTGCCCACCCGGATCGACCGCGCCGCCCGCGAACTCGCCGCGCTGGCCGGCGCCGCGCCCCCGGCGATCGAAAGCGGCGAGGAGGAGGCGGCGGTCACCCCGTTCGCCGAGCAACTCGCGGCGCTGCGCGTCGAGTAG